The Tautonia rosea genome includes a region encoding these proteins:
- a CDS encoding DUF6807 domain-containing protein has product MQQGQRLRSCSTWLVTAALLGLGSLNATGAESPEPSLELTVDAGRFDRGQTPVQITIPTNEAGQDWPDWLDLIAARGGRVGLRDLDNPGQIVVAQVDTSNDLTRILWILPGHTPAGSRRTFRLEPLETPVEPDPWAFRTSPEGHLELFRGDDPVFRYNTTPVTHPDHPNPNQPRDAYIHPAFAPSGAMVTGDYSAESHPHHRGFFLAYTKTSVGDLQPDFWNIQNGSGKIHFDRLGSVTTGPVSARFSTFHRWEANRTDADPIVVLRERWDVEVFDLPGTPYRLFDLTSTQQATGIPLVLPPYRYGGMAYRGPDSFLPQGALDVLTSEGFDRVEGDQKPARWVDLSGPITDGSDRYAGAAMFDHPTNLHHPTPARIHPTRLPFFCFVPSHDELVSIGPESPIVFRYRILIHDGHPDVERNERVWRDFAEPPTVTHLIRSP; this is encoded by the coding sequence TGCAACAAGGCCAACGACTGCGATCGTGTTCTACCTGGCTCGTGACCGCTGCCCTGCTGGGCCTTGGTTCACTCAATGCGACCGGGGCAGAGTCACCCGAGCCAAGTCTCGAGCTGACCGTCGATGCCGGCCGGTTCGATCGCGGACAGACTCCAGTGCAAATTACGATCCCAACGAACGAGGCTGGCCAGGATTGGCCCGATTGGCTTGATCTGATTGCAGCACGGGGGGGCCGCGTCGGGCTTCGCGATCTCGATAATCCCGGCCAGATCGTTGTCGCCCAGGTCGATACGTCCAACGATCTCACTCGGATCCTCTGGATCCTCCCCGGCCACACACCGGCCGGCAGTCGTCGGACCTTCCGTCTCGAACCCCTGGAAACGCCGGTTGAGCCCGATCCCTGGGCCTTCCGGACGAGCCCGGAGGGACACCTGGAGCTATTCAGGGGCGACGACCCGGTCTTTCGATACAACACCACGCCGGTCACCCACCCCGATCATCCCAACCCGAACCAGCCGAGGGACGCCTACATCCATCCCGCCTTCGCCCCCTCCGGAGCAATGGTCACGGGAGATTACTCAGCCGAGTCACACCCGCATCATCGGGGTTTCTTTCTTGCCTACACGAAGACCTCGGTCGGTGATCTTCAACCAGATTTCTGGAACATCCAGAATGGCTCGGGCAAGATTCATTTCGATCGACTCGGATCGGTGACGACCGGGCCTGTTTCCGCCCGGTTCTCAACGTTTCATCGCTGGGAAGCCAACCGAACCGACGCTGACCCTATCGTTGTGCTCAGGGAACGTTGGGATGTCGAGGTCTTTGATCTTCCGGGCACTCCCTACCGCCTCTTCGACCTCACGAGCACTCAGCAGGCGACCGGGATACCCCTGGTCCTGCCACCTTACCGATACGGGGGAATGGCCTATCGCGGCCCTGACTCGTTTTTGCCCCAGGGGGCGCTCGACGTGCTCACCAGCGAGGGCTTCGATCGTGTCGAAGGTGATCAGAAGCCGGCCCGATGGGTGGACCTATCCGGCCCCATCACGGATGGGTCGGACCGTTACGCCGGAGCCGCCATGTTTGACCACCCGACCAATCTGCACCATCCGACCCCTGCCCGGATTCATCCAACCCGGCTCCCTTTCTTTTGCTTCGTCCCCAGCCACGATGAATTGGTGAGCATTGGACCGGAATCGCCCATCGTTTTCCGGTATCGCATCCTGATTCATGACGGGCATCCTGACGTCGAGCGCAATGAACGCGTCTGGCGCGATTTTGCCGAGCCCCCGACGGTCACCCACCTGATCCGATCGCCCTGA